A genome region from Festucalex cinctus isolate MCC-2025b chromosome 17, RoL_Fcin_1.0, whole genome shotgun sequence includes the following:
- the LOC144004739 gene encoding uncharacterized protein LOC144004739 isoform X1 translates to MSGPAMPTPVSRLPKFGSWSKSSSPTPTAAASHAFPTTRLSNGFYHHPGPAVVGNGTANGPLPSARRIGTIRTPAQLSAKWRKDGEMTEGGGQDDRNDAARRDALHPKTLDKPLPVPKNALPVPKTGLPVPKTGLPVPKTGLPVPKTGLPVSKHRLPVSKSRLTGPKQNQNGLPGSKLRPPQWSTHSGSPLRSSPGSGCGSFPPAARSQSTSNLGSAPPTRLAKGDWFRSRSLAVQRRTSSKTPAASVSAPSLTQKQSSTSCVQVGSLEGPGEAKKSPLPGLKANSVSYKLSRPSLTKQARTVLVEVSHTRSKPSAKTPSSTGSSPERTVEASACKGEPSVPGETPEDMSLSSGSSVDHNRASQEYMDGFDDLGNGGAGALLTKNEEDDSGLDRSSAGYCERRVVGNGVTVTTELHFLDNTLDWTQGTLADDDGPNHLTRFSHPRKSSLSDYHEQGGSSLDLSPSDSCGSGGIYMWDEEGLEPLGGAVSPASVGCELTRHVGSFDSDVNSSDAVTNVDSCDLDDDDLMLDGDFPDDISLHTADGDGTSHMAEWRRRQLCWGTHDVHSDDREAGCYDERDDTGVDADLSLDLSPQRTPGADMEDLAEDFAALRSQLELLRRFLLQDDDTDDDTLTTDTVSPEEGDQSQVNALLQEVQKLKEDLRSKDQIISQLTLQLGHASALVSTKVRMSDNRSINTLRGEMLTNEAVTPATSRCRCPSDKAEKMERHTQTSAVDPVGESVASQTPWREHTAFPPSAFLSPPWQYQRSRPYGGRPKPSIPSHLARKTTGTLPPRPGRAEPTSRAPSKQKLRPLPPSSAHPAPP, encoded by the exons ATGTCCGGCCCCGCCATGCCCACTCCGGTGTCCAGGTTGCCCAAATTTGGCTCGTGGTCCAAAAGCTCGAGCCCGACTCCCACCGCCGCTGCTTCGCACGCCTTCCCCACCACCCGCCTCTCCAACGGCTTCTACCACCACCCCGGACCCGCGGTGGTGGGCAACGGCACCGCCAATGGACCGTTGCCCTCGGCAAGACGGATCGGGACCATCCGCACGCCCGCTCAACTATCTGCAAAATGGAGGAAAGATGGCGAAATGACGGAGGGAGGCGGACAAGACGATCGCAACGATGCTGCCCGCCGGGATGCTCTGCACCCAAAGACATTAGACAAGCCACTTCCTGTCCCTAAAAACGCACTTCCTGTCCCTAAAACTGGACTTCCTGTCCCTAAAACTGGACTTCCTGTCCCTAAAACTGGACTTCCTGTCCCTAAAACTGGACTTCCTGTCTCTAAACACAGACTTCCCGTTTCCAAATCGAGGCTGACCGGGCCCAAGCAGAACCAAAATGGTCTTCCTGGATCCAAACTGCGACCGCCTCAGTGGTCCACTCACTCGGGTTCCCCTTTGAGGTCGAGCCCCGGGTCCGGATGTGGTTCTTTTCCGCCAGCTGCCCGCTCACAATCCACCAGCAATCTCGGATCGGCGCCGCCCACACGCCTCGCTAAAGGCGACTGGTTCCGCTCGCGTAGCCTGGCAGTCCAGCGCCGAACGTCCTCCAAAACCCCCGCTGCTTCGGTCTCTGCACCGTCCCTCACTCAGAAACAGTCCAGTACTTCATGTGTCCAAGTCGGGTCCCTCGAGGGTCCGGGCGAGGCGAAGAAGTCCCCGCTTCCGGGACTCAAAGCTAACAGCGTTAGCTATAAGCTCTCGCGGCCGTCACTCACCAAGCAGGCCCGGACCGTTCTGGTGGAAGTGAGCCACACGAGAAGTAAACCCTCAGCAAAGACGCCGTCCTCCACAGGAAGCAGTCCAG AGCGCACCGTCGAGGCCTCGGCATGCAAGGGAGAACCTTCTGTCCCAGGGGAGACTCCGGAGGACATGTCCCTGTCCTCCGGCTCATCCGTGGACCACAACCGTGCCAGTCAGGAGTACATGGACGGCTTTGATGACCTGG GAAATGGAGGCGCGGGCGCCCTCCTCACCAAGAACGAAGAAGATGACTCTGGCCTGGACCGGTCGAGCGCCGGCTACTGTGAGCGCCGGGTAGTGGGGAACGGCGTAACCGTGACGACGGAACTCCACTTCCTGGATAACACTTTGGACTGGACTCAAGGGACGCTCGCCG ACGATGACGGACCAAACCACCTGACCAGATTCTCCCATCCCAGAAAGTCCAGTTTGTCCGACTATCACGAGCAG GGCGGCTCGTCCCTGGACCTGTCCCCTTCCGACAGCTGCGGTTCGGGGGGCATCTACATGTGGGACGAGGAGGGACTGGAGCCACTGGGGGGCGCTGTCTCACCAGCCTCTGTGGGCTGTGAGCTCACTCGGCACGTTGGCAGCTTCGACTCGGATGTCAACAGCAGT GACGCCGTGACGAATGTGGACTCTTGTGATTTGGACGACGACGACCTCATGCTCGACGGAGATTTTCCTGACGACATTTCACTCCACACGG CAGATGGAGATGGGACGTCCCACATGGCTGAGTGGAGGAGGCGGCAGCTCTGCTGGGGGACGCACGACGTCCACAGTGACGACAG GGAGGCGGGATGCTACGACGAACGGGACGACACCGGCGTGGATGCAGACCTCTCTCTGGATCTCTCTCCTCAAAG GACTCCCGGTGCGGACATGGAGGACCTGGCTGAGGACTTTGCCGCCCTCCGGTCACAGCTGGAACTCCTCCGAAGGTTTTTGCTGCAG GACGATGACACAGACGACGACACGCTGACCACCGACACAGTCAGTCCCGAAGAGGGCGACCAATCACAG GTGAACGCTCTCCTGCAGGAGGTGCAGAAGCTCAAAGAGGATCTGAGAAGCAAAGACCAGATCATCTCGCAACTCACACTCCAGCTG ggacacgcctccgctctggtgagcacgaaagtgcgaatgagcgacaaccgttccataaacactctacgcggtgaaatgctcacgaatgaa GCTGTTACCCCAGCAACCAGCAGGTGTCGCTGCCCATCAGACAAGGCTGAAAAGATGGAGCGACACACGCAGACGAGCGCGGTGGACCCAGTGGGCGAGAGCGTCGCCTCGCAGACGCCTTGGAGGGAGCATACG GCTttccctccctccgccttccTCTCTCCGCCCTGGCAGTACCAACGCTCCAGACCTTACGGGGGGAGGCCCAAACCCAGCATCCCCTCCCACCTCGCTCGAAAAA CCACAGGTACTTTGCCCCCCCGACCCGGAAGAGCAGAACCCACTAGCCGAGCCCCCAGCAAACAGAAGCTCCGCCCCCTACCGCCCAGTTCTGCACATCCTGCGCCACCCTGA
- the LOC144004739 gene encoding uncharacterized protein LOC144004739 isoform X2, whose product MSGPAMPTPVSRLPKFGSWSKSSSPTPTAAASHAFPTTRLSNGFYHHPGPAVVGNGTANGPLPSARRIGTIRTPAQLSAKWRKDGEMTEGGGQDDRNDAARRDALHPKTLDKPLPVPKNALPVPKTGLPVPKTGLPVPKTGLPVPKTGLPVSKHRLPVSKSRLTGPKQNQNGLPGSKLRPPQWSTHSGSPLRSSPGSGCGSFPPAARSQSTSNLGSAPPTRLAKGDWFRSRSLAVQRRTSSKTPAASVSAPSLTQKQSSTSCVQVGSLEGPGEAKKSPLPGLKANSVSYKLSRPSLTKQARTVLVEVSHTRSKPSAKTPSSTGSSPERTVEASACKGEPSVPGETPEDMSLSSGSSVDHNRASQEYMDGFDDLGNGGAGALLTKNEEDDSGLDRSSAGYCERRVVGNGVTVTTELHFLDNTLDWTQGTLADDDGPNHLTRFSHPRKSSLSDYHEQGGSSLDLSPSDSCGSGGIYMWDEEGLEPLGGAVSPASVGCELTRHVGSFDSDVNSSDAVTNVDSCDLDDDDLMLDGDFPDDISLHTDGDGTSHMAEWRRRQLCWGTHDVHSDDREAGCYDERDDTGVDADLSLDLSPQRTPGADMEDLAEDFAALRSQLELLRRFLLQDDDTDDDTLTTDTVSPEEGDQSQVNALLQEVQKLKEDLRSKDQIISQLTLQLGHASALVSTKVRMSDNRSINTLRGEMLTNEAVTPATSRCRCPSDKAEKMERHTQTSAVDPVGESVASQTPWREHTAFPPSAFLSPPWQYQRSRPYGGRPKPSIPSHLARKTTGTLPPRPGRAEPTSRAPSKQKLRPLPPSSAHPAPP is encoded by the exons ATGTCCGGCCCCGCCATGCCCACTCCGGTGTCCAGGTTGCCCAAATTTGGCTCGTGGTCCAAAAGCTCGAGCCCGACTCCCACCGCCGCTGCTTCGCACGCCTTCCCCACCACCCGCCTCTCCAACGGCTTCTACCACCACCCCGGACCCGCGGTGGTGGGCAACGGCACCGCCAATGGACCGTTGCCCTCGGCAAGACGGATCGGGACCATCCGCACGCCCGCTCAACTATCTGCAAAATGGAGGAAAGATGGCGAAATGACGGAGGGAGGCGGACAAGACGATCGCAACGATGCTGCCCGCCGGGATGCTCTGCACCCAAAGACATTAGACAAGCCACTTCCTGTCCCTAAAAACGCACTTCCTGTCCCTAAAACTGGACTTCCTGTCCCTAAAACTGGACTTCCTGTCCCTAAAACTGGACTTCCTGTCCCTAAAACTGGACTTCCTGTCTCTAAACACAGACTTCCCGTTTCCAAATCGAGGCTGACCGGGCCCAAGCAGAACCAAAATGGTCTTCCTGGATCCAAACTGCGACCGCCTCAGTGGTCCACTCACTCGGGTTCCCCTTTGAGGTCGAGCCCCGGGTCCGGATGTGGTTCTTTTCCGCCAGCTGCCCGCTCACAATCCACCAGCAATCTCGGATCGGCGCCGCCCACACGCCTCGCTAAAGGCGACTGGTTCCGCTCGCGTAGCCTGGCAGTCCAGCGCCGAACGTCCTCCAAAACCCCCGCTGCTTCGGTCTCTGCACCGTCCCTCACTCAGAAACAGTCCAGTACTTCATGTGTCCAAGTCGGGTCCCTCGAGGGTCCGGGCGAGGCGAAGAAGTCCCCGCTTCCGGGACTCAAAGCTAACAGCGTTAGCTATAAGCTCTCGCGGCCGTCACTCACCAAGCAGGCCCGGACCGTTCTGGTGGAAGTGAGCCACACGAGAAGTAAACCCTCAGCAAAGACGCCGTCCTCCACAGGAAGCAGTCCAG AGCGCACCGTCGAGGCCTCGGCATGCAAGGGAGAACCTTCTGTCCCAGGGGAGACTCCGGAGGACATGTCCCTGTCCTCCGGCTCATCCGTGGACCACAACCGTGCCAGTCAGGAGTACATGGACGGCTTTGATGACCTGG GAAATGGAGGCGCGGGCGCCCTCCTCACCAAGAACGAAGAAGATGACTCTGGCCTGGACCGGTCGAGCGCCGGCTACTGTGAGCGCCGGGTAGTGGGGAACGGCGTAACCGTGACGACGGAACTCCACTTCCTGGATAACACTTTGGACTGGACTCAAGGGACGCTCGCCG ACGATGACGGACCAAACCACCTGACCAGATTCTCCCATCCCAGAAAGTCCAGTTTGTCCGACTATCACGAGCAG GGCGGCTCGTCCCTGGACCTGTCCCCTTCCGACAGCTGCGGTTCGGGGGGCATCTACATGTGGGACGAGGAGGGACTGGAGCCACTGGGGGGCGCTGTCTCACCAGCCTCTGTGGGCTGTGAGCTCACTCGGCACGTTGGCAGCTTCGACTCGGATGTCAACAGCAGT GACGCCGTGACGAATGTGGACTCTTGTGATTTGGACGACGACGACCTCATGCTCGACGGAGATTTTCCTGACGACATTTCACTCCACACGG ATGGAGATGGGACGTCCCACATGGCTGAGTGGAGGAGGCGGCAGCTCTGCTGGGGGACGCACGACGTCCACAGTGACGACAG GGAGGCGGGATGCTACGACGAACGGGACGACACCGGCGTGGATGCAGACCTCTCTCTGGATCTCTCTCCTCAAAG GACTCCCGGTGCGGACATGGAGGACCTGGCTGAGGACTTTGCCGCCCTCCGGTCACAGCTGGAACTCCTCCGAAGGTTTTTGCTGCAG GACGATGACACAGACGACGACACGCTGACCACCGACACAGTCAGTCCCGAAGAGGGCGACCAATCACAG GTGAACGCTCTCCTGCAGGAGGTGCAGAAGCTCAAAGAGGATCTGAGAAGCAAAGACCAGATCATCTCGCAACTCACACTCCAGCTG ggacacgcctccgctctggtgagcacgaaagtgcgaatgagcgacaaccgttccataaacactctacgcggtgaaatgctcacgaatgaa GCTGTTACCCCAGCAACCAGCAGGTGTCGCTGCCCATCAGACAAGGCTGAAAAGATGGAGCGACACACGCAGACGAGCGCGGTGGACCCAGTGGGCGAGAGCGTCGCCTCGCAGACGCCTTGGAGGGAGCATACG GCTttccctccctccgccttccTCTCTCCGCCCTGGCAGTACCAACGCTCCAGACCTTACGGGGGGAGGCCCAAACCCAGCATCCCCTCCCACCTCGCTCGAAAAA CCACAGGTACTTTGCCCCCCCGACCCGGAAGAGCAGAACCCACTAGCCGAGCCCCCAGCAAACAGAAGCTCCGCCCCCTACCGCCCAGTTCTGCACATCCTGCGCCACCCTGA
- the LOC144004739 gene encoding uncharacterized protein LOC144004739 isoform X4 gives MSGPAMPTPVSRLPKFGSWSKSSSPTPTAAASHAFPTTRLSNGFYHHPGPAVVGNGTANGPLPSARRIGTIRTPAQLSAKWRKDGEMTEGGGQDDRNDAARRDALHPKTLDKPLPVPKNALPVPKTGLPVPKTGLPVPKTGLPVPKTGLPVSKHRLPVSKSRLTGPKQNQNGLPGSKLRPPQWSTHSGSPLRSSPGSGCGSFPPAARSQSTSNLGSAPPTRLAKGDWFRSRSLAVQRRTSSKTPAASVSAPSLTQKQSSTSCVQVGSLEGPGEAKKSPLPGLKANSVSYKLSRPSLTKQARTVLVEVSHTRSKPSAKTPSSTGSSPERTVEASACKGEPSVPGETPEDMSLSSGSSVDHNRASQEYMDGFDDLGNGGAGALLTKNEEDDSGLDRSSAGYCERRVVGNGVTVTTELHFLDNTLDWTQGTLADDDGPNHLTRFSHPRKSSLSDYHEQGGSSLDLSPSDSCGSGGIYMWDEEGLEPLGGAVSPASVGCELTRHVGSFDSDVNSSDAVTNVDSCDLDDDDLMLDGDFPDDISLHTADGDGTSHMAEWRRRQLCWGTHDVHSDDREAGCYDERDDTGVDADLSLDLSPQRTPGADMEDLAEDFAALRSQLELLRRFLLQDDDTDDDTLTTDTVSPEEGDQSQVNALLQEVQKLKEDLRSKDQIISQLTLQLGHASALVSTKVRMSDNRSINTLRGEMLTNEAVTPATSRCRCPSDKAEKMERHTQTSAVDPVGESVASQTPWREHTPQVLCPPDPEEQNPLAEPPANRSSAPYRPVLHILRHPDRTLPESPAPASSPPTLSV, from the exons ATGTCCGGCCCCGCCATGCCCACTCCGGTGTCCAGGTTGCCCAAATTTGGCTCGTGGTCCAAAAGCTCGAGCCCGACTCCCACCGCCGCTGCTTCGCACGCCTTCCCCACCACCCGCCTCTCCAACGGCTTCTACCACCACCCCGGACCCGCGGTGGTGGGCAACGGCACCGCCAATGGACCGTTGCCCTCGGCAAGACGGATCGGGACCATCCGCACGCCCGCTCAACTATCTGCAAAATGGAGGAAAGATGGCGAAATGACGGAGGGAGGCGGACAAGACGATCGCAACGATGCTGCCCGCCGGGATGCTCTGCACCCAAAGACATTAGACAAGCCACTTCCTGTCCCTAAAAACGCACTTCCTGTCCCTAAAACTGGACTTCCTGTCCCTAAAACTGGACTTCCTGTCCCTAAAACTGGACTTCCTGTCCCTAAAACTGGACTTCCTGTCTCTAAACACAGACTTCCCGTTTCCAAATCGAGGCTGACCGGGCCCAAGCAGAACCAAAATGGTCTTCCTGGATCCAAACTGCGACCGCCTCAGTGGTCCACTCACTCGGGTTCCCCTTTGAGGTCGAGCCCCGGGTCCGGATGTGGTTCTTTTCCGCCAGCTGCCCGCTCACAATCCACCAGCAATCTCGGATCGGCGCCGCCCACACGCCTCGCTAAAGGCGACTGGTTCCGCTCGCGTAGCCTGGCAGTCCAGCGCCGAACGTCCTCCAAAACCCCCGCTGCTTCGGTCTCTGCACCGTCCCTCACTCAGAAACAGTCCAGTACTTCATGTGTCCAAGTCGGGTCCCTCGAGGGTCCGGGCGAGGCGAAGAAGTCCCCGCTTCCGGGACTCAAAGCTAACAGCGTTAGCTATAAGCTCTCGCGGCCGTCACTCACCAAGCAGGCCCGGACCGTTCTGGTGGAAGTGAGCCACACGAGAAGTAAACCCTCAGCAAAGACGCCGTCCTCCACAGGAAGCAGTCCAG AGCGCACCGTCGAGGCCTCGGCATGCAAGGGAGAACCTTCTGTCCCAGGGGAGACTCCGGAGGACATGTCCCTGTCCTCCGGCTCATCCGTGGACCACAACCGTGCCAGTCAGGAGTACATGGACGGCTTTGATGACCTGG GAAATGGAGGCGCGGGCGCCCTCCTCACCAAGAACGAAGAAGATGACTCTGGCCTGGACCGGTCGAGCGCCGGCTACTGTGAGCGCCGGGTAGTGGGGAACGGCGTAACCGTGACGACGGAACTCCACTTCCTGGATAACACTTTGGACTGGACTCAAGGGACGCTCGCCG ACGATGACGGACCAAACCACCTGACCAGATTCTCCCATCCCAGAAAGTCCAGTTTGTCCGACTATCACGAGCAG GGCGGCTCGTCCCTGGACCTGTCCCCTTCCGACAGCTGCGGTTCGGGGGGCATCTACATGTGGGACGAGGAGGGACTGGAGCCACTGGGGGGCGCTGTCTCACCAGCCTCTGTGGGCTGTGAGCTCACTCGGCACGTTGGCAGCTTCGACTCGGATGTCAACAGCAGT GACGCCGTGACGAATGTGGACTCTTGTGATTTGGACGACGACGACCTCATGCTCGACGGAGATTTTCCTGACGACATTTCACTCCACACGG CAGATGGAGATGGGACGTCCCACATGGCTGAGTGGAGGAGGCGGCAGCTCTGCTGGGGGACGCACGACGTCCACAGTGACGACAG GGAGGCGGGATGCTACGACGAACGGGACGACACCGGCGTGGATGCAGACCTCTCTCTGGATCTCTCTCCTCAAAG GACTCCCGGTGCGGACATGGAGGACCTGGCTGAGGACTTTGCCGCCCTCCGGTCACAGCTGGAACTCCTCCGAAGGTTTTTGCTGCAG GACGATGACACAGACGACGACACGCTGACCACCGACACAGTCAGTCCCGAAGAGGGCGACCAATCACAG GTGAACGCTCTCCTGCAGGAGGTGCAGAAGCTCAAAGAGGATCTGAGAAGCAAAGACCAGATCATCTCGCAACTCACACTCCAGCTG ggacacgcctccgctctggtgagcacgaaagtgcgaatgagcgacaaccgttccataaacactctacgcggtgaaatgctcacgaatgaa GCTGTTACCCCAGCAACCAGCAGGTGTCGCTGCCCATCAGACAAGGCTGAAAAGATGGAGCGACACACGCAGACGAGCGCGGTGGACCCAGTGGGCGAGAGCGTCGCCTCGCAGACGCCTTGGAGGGAGCATACG CCACAGGTACTTTGCCCCCCCGACCCGGAAGAGCAGAACCCACTAGCCGAGCCCCCAGCAAACAGAAGCTCCGCCCCCTACCGCCCAGTTCTGCACATCCTGCGCCACCCTGACCGGACCCTCCCCGAATCCCCCGCGCCTGCCTCGTCGCCTCCGACTCTTTCGGTGTGA
- the LOC144004739 gene encoding uncharacterized protein LOC144004739 isoform X6, which yields MSGPAMPTPVSRLPKFGSWSKSSSPTPTAAASHAFPTTRLSNGFYHHPGPAVVGNGTANGPLPSARRIGTIRTPAQLSAKWRKDGEMTEGGGQDDRNDAARRDALHPKTLDKPLPVPKNALPVPKTGLPVPKTGLPVPKTGLPVPKTGLPVSKHRLPVSKSRLTGPKQNQNGLPGSKLRPPQWSTHSGSPLRSSPGSGCGSFPPAARSQSTSNLGSAPPTRLAKGDWFRSRSLAVQRRTSSKTPAASVSAPSLTQKQSSTSCVQVGSLEGPGEAKKSPLPGLKANSVSYKLSRPSLTKQARTVLVEVSHTRSKPSAKTPSSTGSSPERTVEASACKGEPSVPGETPEDMSLSSGSSVDHNRASQEYMDGFDDLGNGGAGALLTKNEEDDSGLDRSSAGYCERRVVGNGVTVTTELHFLDNTLDWTQGTLADDDGPNHLTRFSHPRKSSLSDYHEQGGSSLDLSPSDSCGSGGIYMWDEEGLEPLGGAVSPASVGCELTRHVGSFDSDVNSSDAVTNVDSCDLDDDDLMLDGDFPDDISLHTADGDGTSHMAEWRRRQLCWGTHDVHSDDREAGCYDERDDTGVDADLSLDLSPQRTPGADMEDLAEDFAALRSQLELLRRFLLQDDDTDDDTLTTDTVSPEEGDQSQVNALLQEVQKLKEDLRSKDQIISQLTLQLAVTPATSRCRCPSDKAEKMERHTQTSAVDPVGESVASQTPWREHTAFPPSAFLSPPWQYQRSRPYGGRPKPSIPSHLARKTTGTLPPRPGRAEPTSRAPSKQKLRPLPPSSAHPAPP from the exons ATGTCCGGCCCCGCCATGCCCACTCCGGTGTCCAGGTTGCCCAAATTTGGCTCGTGGTCCAAAAGCTCGAGCCCGACTCCCACCGCCGCTGCTTCGCACGCCTTCCCCACCACCCGCCTCTCCAACGGCTTCTACCACCACCCCGGACCCGCGGTGGTGGGCAACGGCACCGCCAATGGACCGTTGCCCTCGGCAAGACGGATCGGGACCATCCGCACGCCCGCTCAACTATCTGCAAAATGGAGGAAAGATGGCGAAATGACGGAGGGAGGCGGACAAGACGATCGCAACGATGCTGCCCGCCGGGATGCTCTGCACCCAAAGACATTAGACAAGCCACTTCCTGTCCCTAAAAACGCACTTCCTGTCCCTAAAACTGGACTTCCTGTCCCTAAAACTGGACTTCCTGTCCCTAAAACTGGACTTCCTGTCCCTAAAACTGGACTTCCTGTCTCTAAACACAGACTTCCCGTTTCCAAATCGAGGCTGACCGGGCCCAAGCAGAACCAAAATGGTCTTCCTGGATCCAAACTGCGACCGCCTCAGTGGTCCACTCACTCGGGTTCCCCTTTGAGGTCGAGCCCCGGGTCCGGATGTGGTTCTTTTCCGCCAGCTGCCCGCTCACAATCCACCAGCAATCTCGGATCGGCGCCGCCCACACGCCTCGCTAAAGGCGACTGGTTCCGCTCGCGTAGCCTGGCAGTCCAGCGCCGAACGTCCTCCAAAACCCCCGCTGCTTCGGTCTCTGCACCGTCCCTCACTCAGAAACAGTCCAGTACTTCATGTGTCCAAGTCGGGTCCCTCGAGGGTCCGGGCGAGGCGAAGAAGTCCCCGCTTCCGGGACTCAAAGCTAACAGCGTTAGCTATAAGCTCTCGCGGCCGTCACTCACCAAGCAGGCCCGGACCGTTCTGGTGGAAGTGAGCCACACGAGAAGTAAACCCTCAGCAAAGACGCCGTCCTCCACAGGAAGCAGTCCAG AGCGCACCGTCGAGGCCTCGGCATGCAAGGGAGAACCTTCTGTCCCAGGGGAGACTCCGGAGGACATGTCCCTGTCCTCCGGCTCATCCGTGGACCACAACCGTGCCAGTCAGGAGTACATGGACGGCTTTGATGACCTGG GAAATGGAGGCGCGGGCGCCCTCCTCACCAAGAACGAAGAAGATGACTCTGGCCTGGACCGGTCGAGCGCCGGCTACTGTGAGCGCCGGGTAGTGGGGAACGGCGTAACCGTGACGACGGAACTCCACTTCCTGGATAACACTTTGGACTGGACTCAAGGGACGCTCGCCG ACGATGACGGACCAAACCACCTGACCAGATTCTCCCATCCCAGAAAGTCCAGTTTGTCCGACTATCACGAGCAG GGCGGCTCGTCCCTGGACCTGTCCCCTTCCGACAGCTGCGGTTCGGGGGGCATCTACATGTGGGACGAGGAGGGACTGGAGCCACTGGGGGGCGCTGTCTCACCAGCCTCTGTGGGCTGTGAGCTCACTCGGCACGTTGGCAGCTTCGACTCGGATGTCAACAGCAGT GACGCCGTGACGAATGTGGACTCTTGTGATTTGGACGACGACGACCTCATGCTCGACGGAGATTTTCCTGACGACATTTCACTCCACACGG CAGATGGAGATGGGACGTCCCACATGGCTGAGTGGAGGAGGCGGCAGCTCTGCTGGGGGACGCACGACGTCCACAGTGACGACAG GGAGGCGGGATGCTACGACGAACGGGACGACACCGGCGTGGATGCAGACCTCTCTCTGGATCTCTCTCCTCAAAG GACTCCCGGTGCGGACATGGAGGACCTGGCTGAGGACTTTGCCGCCCTCCGGTCACAGCTGGAACTCCTCCGAAGGTTTTTGCTGCAG GACGATGACACAGACGACGACACGCTGACCACCGACACAGTCAGTCCCGAAGAGGGCGACCAATCACAG GTGAACGCTCTCCTGCAGGAGGTGCAGAAGCTCAAAGAGGATCTGAGAAGCAAAGACCAGATCATCTCGCAACTCACACTCCAGCTG GCTGTTACCCCAGCAACCAGCAGGTGTCGCTGCCCATCAGACAAGGCTGAAAAGATGGAGCGACACACGCAGACGAGCGCGGTGGACCCAGTGGGCGAGAGCGTCGCCTCGCAGACGCCTTGGAGGGAGCATACG GCTttccctccctccgccttccTCTCTCCGCCCTGGCAGTACCAACGCTCCAGACCTTACGGGGGGAGGCCCAAACCCAGCATCCCCTCCCACCTCGCTCGAAAAA CCACAGGTACTTTGCCCCCCCGACCCGGAAGAGCAGAACCCACTAGCCGAGCCCCCAGCAAACAGAAGCTCCGCCCCCTACCGCCCAGTTCTGCACATCCTGCGCCACCCTGA